CCTTCAAGATCATCAGCAACCGTTAGATGgacaaccccatttgttcccATAATTTTAGGTCCTCCAAGTTGCATATGAGAGCTGTACACCTCCCGGCCAAGAAGTTTGTTCAATGCAGAGAAACCAGTTAAAATTATGGGCTGATCAAGCCTTTGTATGCACCGCATTCCAAGCCGAGCAAGATAAGCGCCTATCCCTACAGTTCTGCCAGTCACATATGTTAAGGTAAAGGTTTCCTTGTATGCCCTCGAATATGCACCAGCAATTGCTCCACTGCCTGTCAAGCTCTCGACCCCCAAGCCATCCTCCTTTCCAACAATGGTATCTATAACCCATCTGGTTTCTCCACTTGCAAGCTTTAATTCATGTGCTATCACAGATGATCCAATCCGAGCATAATCCTCACAGGTCAAATACACATACTGAAAGCCACGTTCAGGGCTTGTTTCATCAGACCAACCAACTTTAAAGCAGGATTTGACTTCTTCAGCTACCCCAATACGGGCACCTGAGTTTGCTGCCAAGTATATCAAAGGCAGTTTCTTGGCACAAGCAAGCTCAGTTACTGCAAAGAAGAATGCGTCCTCTCTTGGGCCAAAAGATCCAGCTTTAAAGGTCACATCATTTGAAACAATCAATATCTTCCTTCCAGAAGGGAACTCAGGGGTAGACATCTCCATAGACCAGGCTACCATACCAACATCATTGAGCCCAGGTGGACGCTCTACATTGACAAGTGGAGAACCCCAGGTGCCTTTTTGGTCAGCAAATTTGAGCTCAGAGACTTTAAGAACTTTATCCTTGGGTTTTTTACCACCTGGTAATTGGGATGCCCATGACTTTTCCAAGGCCGTCTGAAATGCCTGCAAATTAACATTTATCTCCAGTTAGTTTCACCATGCTTCTGAATCAtggaaaaacataaaattgatttaccaaccaaaaaaaaaaaaaaaccaaacccatatcacaaatctcacCAGTGGAAAATCATAGCAGTAAGTGGTGCTGGTTCTCCTGGCCAACAGACGTTTACGGTCAATAGCTCCCAAAGGCTGATAGTGCGCATTCACTGGTACACCATGCAGGGGACCCTGAACAGAAGCTGAATGGTATACCACTCTATGTTTGTTGGTATCCTCTAGTTCCCGATAGATCTGAATATCATGTTGATCAGTAATGCAATCATGACTCATGATCCATACAAATTGTTAAAGGAGACTCCATATGCTTTACTACCGAACTTCAACAATTATTTAGCTGGAAAAGGTAACTGGGTGGtagaaaacataaataaaatgtgCATCATATATAAACATACTTGTATAGTGCAGGTATGACCAGTCACATTTGTCACGACAACCCTCCAAGCCTGTCCAGAGGATGCTATCCACAGCTTCACTTCCCACTCACAGACACCCAACCTATGCATCCTTACACCAACAGAAGCATGAATTTCACGTGCAAGTTCTTCTAAAATCACCTCCACCACAGTTTCTTCTTGCCCAGCATCTAAATCTACTCTCCTGGCACAATTATTCAAATGTAAGATTCTAAAAAGTTCACCATATTATCTCAGAAGCAAAGAAattgaataagaaaaaagaaaataattacttGGGGTAAGGCAGTAGATCATCAATTTGTTGCTCACGTAAGATATAAAGATACATATGAGTATAGTCGGATTTGACATTGGCATTGTGCGCATTAAGTTCCAACTCTTCCATTGCTGTTAATAAGGACCTCAAAATGCTCCTTGAAGTAAATGACAAAGCCCATTGCTTACTAGCTGCTTCCACGTCTAGCCTTTGAAATCCAGTGAATCCTTCATTTGTTGTTGGCTGCCTTACAAGTGTTCTGAGGAACATTCTTTGGATTGGTAGCGGCTTGTCTACAACAGTGTACAAGTGCCACTGACGGTCCCGAGATGGGGTATACTGTATATTCTCATAGCCTTTGAGCTTGTCCTGGATCAGAACAAAAGTTGAGTAACTTCATAGCAAGAGTCCATGCATATAATTTTTCCCACTCTTAACCCAAAACACTGGTGctagaaccaaaaaaattactaaCCAATTCAAGGTAAATGGATAGAGGAGGTTCCAGATGACGCAATAAAGGTTCTTCCTCATAATAGAGTTTCTCTGACGACCAGTGGAAGGAATGCCTCATAGGGGCTCGCCCTTCATCTCTTTGTATGATACAACTAATTACTCTGACATCTGCACTGTGTAGACTGGAGGCTACCCCTTGCTCTTTAAGTATTTTGGCTAACTTCTTAATTCTTTCTTGAGCCTGGTCCTCATCTCCACTGCCATGCATGAATCAGCAATGGTCGTCAATAAGGTTTTTAACTGTAGGTTCCATTTGGCATGTCTTTGcagataaaaagaaataattaaaactGTTTATTATCTGAAATAGGACCATTGTAAATTTGGAGTGTAGACAGATCCAATTAAAACTAAGACTCAGTATGATTACAAACTAATCAGAATACAGCATGAGCTTAGCTTTTCAAACCTGTCCCGAAATATTCATCACATGTTGAATTTaaagttgaaatttcaatGATTATAAAAAGGGCAGGTGCGATACCTATCCTGAAGTAAACTCATCGGATTGTTGATGCCAACTAAAGCAATATGCATCATATTACCAAAGCCACTTGGTTCAGTAGATCGATTTGGAATTGATTCATGAAGTTGATGAGACATTTCTTTCAATGCAGCACTAATAATTGCTGGCAGAAATTGAAGAGATTTTATTATAACCATGACTCCCCATTTTCTCTCGCTATGTTTCTCAACCGATTTATCAAATGATTGATCTTCATTGGAATTTTTTCTCTCAGTATGTTCTTCCAAGAACTCCCATGAAGCCATAAGACCAGATCGGTGCCACTGCATCCTGACACTCCCCTTTACAAGATATGGCTGATGGCAAAAACAAAGTTAAGCAAGGAAATTACCGTCAAAAATTAAGCAAGCAGGAACTCAAAGTGTTTGAACCAAGGTACCTGGTATAACCGACGCACATAACTCTCTACAACTCGCCTCTGAAGAGTGTGATCACTATGATCAAATAGACCTACAAGGGCATCTTCAACTGCCAAAGGAGCACTCACAAGATCCTCCATTCGTTCATTTATGGCACTTTTCCTCTTCGGGGTATCCATGGTTTCACCATCCTCAGTAAACATCTCTAACTCAGAAAGACTTCTGGCAATGCTGGAACGAAGTTCGCTCAACTTGGTTTGCTCCATCAGTTGACTGGCCTTTAGTGCCAACTGCACAAATTTAATTCAGCATTAGGACAATATTaggaaacaaaagagaagatgAGCATATAAATCTAATgaaaagtaaataaacatTGATTGCTGATGTGAGGAGAATTTAGACTGGATTTCGTAAAACTTGAAAGCAGAAGAAGATCGACATATTAAAAACTAATAACTCAGCATGGTTTGAATAACTCAGTTCTATGGCTTGTACATAACCACTGATTTCTGACTTGTGTGACGATAACTGGAGAACTGAGTCtggattttgaaaaacttataaacagagaaagaaataTCCATATATAGAAAGTTATTAGTTCAAGCTGGATTTGATTAACTCAGTGCAACGGCCAACCTCAGAATAGCTTGTGTGGTTAAGTGCAGAAAACCGAATTAGTTTGTCCCTATATGCAGCAGGGTTGGGGTAGACCAGTTGTTCCATGAGTCGTAGTATCaacttatttttattcttgaCACCCTGCAAGCACAATACACacataatatgggtataaaataatttcaacaGACAATTGAATGAGACCTGGGAAGGCAAACTGAGCATGTACTTGATTTTAATACCTGATGAGAAAGCACAATGTCCACAATCTTCAATAgatcttttttatattgaagTCGAAGGCGTTCAATTACATCAGCCTGAAGCAGATAAAATATTAGCTATCATGCATGAAGATTCTgacaagaaaaaaggaaagaaagattacaaatttacaacaTTCAAACTCTTGGAGCAGCCTCAAGTTCCTAATTACCAGGGTACAGTTAACTGTAAAACTGTGAAGCTAAATACACATTTGGAGTTCAGTGACCAGTATTCAAGACAATTTTTAACTACTATGTTGTAATTAAACATTAGTCAGGTTAGAGATTTAAGgaagacccaaaaaaaaaaaaaattgaaaaagaaaatagcacaactgaaaaacaatatataaaagTCAGTCAAATACAAAGGTGGCTATGGTAACACCCGGATGTGCAACAAGACAGCAACTAGAGAGGTTTGCCTTCTGCTTATGTGATTGTATTAGtattctatttaaaaaattttacaTGCAGATGAATAACCAGAACCCAGTGAGACTAATGAAGTCAGGATAAAACTTATAAGAACAAATGCCCTTTACGAGCCAAAGAGAGCTTACATCAATGAACTGTAATGAGCAGCCACGTTCCATTCTTATGTTTCAACTAAAGCCATGAATGTCTCATGATACAAATAAAACAGTACCCGCAGTCTCAAATATTTAGCCTAAGTTGCATAAAAAGTTGGCTTCCATAATGAGAGACTAACCTGAATGTTGTCACTGAATAATTCTTCAACTGACAGATACTCTTCAAAAAGGGATTGAACAATAACTCGGGCATGACTTTCTCTTCCACCTTCATAAGACTTCACAACGCTCAGCAAAGGCTCAACAAGCCTTTCTTGGGCTCCTTTCTCTTTATCGGGAGAGGAGTATAGATGGGCCTGCAGAAAAATGCACAAACATAAGTCTGAATTTTCCATGGATGCCGGCTCGAAATATTTGATCATCCTAAGAGAAAACAGTAATCAAAATAAGGAATTTGAAATATAGAACTCACCTCAAGAATACCACGCAACAATTTGGCAGGGAAGTCAACATTCTGAGAGCTAGAAATCAACTCAAACTCCTTAAATTTTGATTCCAACTGTAAAATTATATGAGAGAATCACATGAGGGTAAAGACTCGTTTTGAGCATATCAGAGGGAAAACCGCCCCATTTTTGCTTACTTCATTTTTAAGATCTTTGGGTAGGCGGGTTGCCAGAACTGCAAAGCATTCTTGCCATTGAAGGAAAGGGAGTTCAGGGCTATCTAGGCAATTGAGCAAGTTTTGCACTACCTGAGATAGATGAGAACTATTCAATAAGACAAGTTTAAGAATAACACAATCTACCAAATGATACCAGACGATGTATTCCCACATTTACAAGGCCCAAGAAAATGGCAAGAAATCACAGATTACAAGGTGTTcaaaatattatgtttatgttgaaAGAGAACTCACTTCATCAATGTTATGCTCATAACCAGCAAGAATCATTCGGGCTGCATTTAAGCTTGCAGCACATCTCTGATGAACTTTACCAGAAATTGCAGTTGGAGGCCCCAGGACTGGGAAGCTCCCATGGAAGGGTTCCGTCTTTCTTACAGCTGAAGGATCATCTAAATCAAGCCTTGCAATAAGTTGACCAGCCTacacaaaaccaattttattttttaacttctATCAAGAGAAGAATGTATTTATTTCCTACTTGGAACATGATTTACCTGCATTGCTTGGCCTTCAGACATTTTAAAGTGGATAACTCCGGAAGCAGGTGAAAGAAGAGGCATACACATCTTCATAACCTCAACCTCAGCATATGGTGCGTCAGCATCGACATGACTACCATCAGCAACCAAGTACCTCAGCAGCTTGCATGGTGTCTCTGCTATTAACTTCGATGGATCGTGGTCGTTCTAGATTCAACAAAGGTCAACAACTCAGCTTGCAGAAGGGAATGTGGGGGAAGATAAAAGGGGGGAAATGGGCGCACCTGAAGCAAGCAAGTCCTTCCATCAATAAGAAGGCGAGTTCCAGCTGCTTCTTCCTCTGCGTATATAATGTGACTGTTTCCATCTAACTGTAAGAAGAGTTATGAGCAAGAGTTTACTCAAATGAAAAGTActcatattaattaaaaatgcaAGAACAAACAAGTAATAAATAATGAGCAAGAGTAAAATCATCTGTGATGTTAGaatcataaaaacaataaagagaaaatttgtacatgCCTGCATCAACAAACCCCCATCACGTAAAGTATGTATCTCTGCTTCGATCTCTGACTCATTCATCCTCAATCTGTAGCTTCCGGGACCCCCCCTCACCATGTCAATCTAGAAATAGTTTTCCATGGCATTGATTATATATCACTACAGATTCTACCAACCAAAAATGTCCAAACGTGTccaagacaaaaaagaaaaatcctttGGAATGAAACGACATCGTTGGAAAATATACCGTGTATTTACTCCCTTCGATGTTCAAGGACACTTGAGCATGAACAAGTGATATATGCTGCAATCAGGATTGACAAATATTAATTGTTGACACCTATAACATGTACCTagaagggtttttttttactacCATACCTTGGGTGGAATTTGCCCTTTCTCAAGATAACCGACGTAATCTGAAACCATTGCTGCACTACTGGCAGATGCTTTCTGAATAGGGCACAATAGGAATAATAAGTGATGCATTTTGCaagtaaaatattcaaaattcaaCGGTTAATAAGACAGTTGAACTTACAAACAGAGTCCCTCCAACTACAGAGAGATACCAAGGAGGCCTCTCCGCTCTAACTCGCATGGCAATTCTACTATCTAACCAACCTGTGTGGATTTTATTCTCTCTGTAGTCTGAAGCCTGCAGAACATGTTTCATAGCATTACTTGATGTTTCATCAAAATTCTATGTTCTTTATAATATCTTTTAAAACGATGCTATAGAATTGTATCATAGGTCGTGTTGTGAAGTTTACATGTAAAAGATCTATTGAATAATCAACATTTGTACGAATTTCTCCTCGAATTTGAATTTCCTTCAGCCCAAGAACCATGTTTGCAATAGCTAGAGCTCGGGACTCTCCAAATGCAAAAACATGTCCtgcaaaaaaagagagaattttAAATATGTTAGTAGCAAAGATGGATGACTGATTTAACAAACAACAGTTCTCAAACCAGTTATGCATAATATCTATATATGAACCCACCGACCGAATGGCCATTGCCCAAGTATAGTTGACGGTCACTCAGATTCTCCGACCGTATGGACCTATTTTATTCACATTATATTCTGGCTATTTagacagaaaaagaaataaaatcaagTTGCAGTAGGTTAATACTTACCAAACTGAGAGTCTGAGAATTCATGAATGCCTCCTCCAGACTGCATGTCAAAACATCAATCAGAATTTATCTGAGAactatattttctttctttctttttcctttctggaGGAAGTTGTCGTTATCCACTTACAAGATATTTACCTTAACAGAAAAGTATGCCCAAACATTTGGCTTGCTTTTAAAACTCAACTCCTGCATATAGTAAGACATACTCACTATAGAGTCATGTATTGCATTAGGACAAATAAAGTAAGAGTAAGCCTGAGGAACCATCAAAACTAACCTGTACTTTCCCACTAGTAGGCTTAAAGCCATCATCTGGATCCTCACTTGTTACACGCACAGCAACACAATGACCCTTTGGCCTTGTAGATTCTGCCTTGTCAAAATCAAATGGGGTAGCAACAGCTGAGGTCTTTCTCCATGCATCATATCCACCACCATGTTCCATTCCATAAAATCGCCTTATTTCTAATCAAATGAATCATATAGACAGAGAATGTGaacaaattaagaaacatGACAAGTAAATCAAAACATATTTGAAGAAATCCAGAAACTAAGATGATACCAGGAATTTGCCAGAGAGGGATGCCCATTCCAACTGCAACTTGGGCTGCTGGAAGATTTATTTCAGCTATCCACTCAGTGACTGGGTGCTCCACCTACATTGAATTAAATCTTAGACATTTAGTTTCACtcacaaaattatttttcttgaaaagCAGATGCAAGAACAGAAGCTAACACAGCTGATCGATGCCTATAGGCATTAGTAAAACAGCTATTGAAATTCTAATTATTATAATGATAATATGATCATATGATGTTCAACCCTTTTGTAAGAGGTTGCATGAAGACTGAATGGCTTGGTTAGTACATAACAAgcatatttttgtttctatatTCACTTCAGGCATACGCATTTCATTCGTCACTGCATTATTCAGTGCCGCCAgcaaaacaaactcaaaaaatgaacACACAATGAGTTCATAAGATCATAagctgaaaaaaaattacgagAACCGAAATAACATACCTGTAACCGAGGGTTCAGCTCTAAGAAATAGTACTCGCCAGTGTCCATACTGTA
The window above is part of the Prunus dulcis chromosome 1, ALMONDv2, whole genome shotgun sequence genome. Proteins encoded here:
- the LOC117616434 gene encoding acetyl-CoA carboxylase 1-like, with product MSEAQRRLVTTPSFPRGNGYVNGVVPLRHPATASEVDEFCYALGGKKPIHSILIANNGMAAVKFIRSVRTWAYETFGTEKAVLLVAMATPEDMRINAEHIRIADQFLEVPGGTNNNNYANVQLIVEMAEITRVDAVWPGWGHASENPELPDALIAKGIVFLGPPAVSMGALGDKIGSSLIAQAANVPTLPWSGSHVKISSESCLVTIPDEIYREACVYTTEEAVASCQIVGYPAMIKASWGGGGKGIRKVHNDDEVRALFKQVQGEVPGSPIFIMKVASQSRHLEVQLLCDQHGNVAALHSRDCSVQRRHQKIIEEGPITVAPQETVKKLEQAARRLAKSVNYVGAATVEYLYSMDTGEYYFLELNPRLQVEHPVTEWIAEINLPAAQVAVGMGIPLWQIPEIRRFYGMEHGGGYDAWRKTSAVATPFDFDKAESTRPKGHCVAVRVTSEDPDDGFKPTSGKVQELSFKSKPNVWAYFSVKSGGGIHEFSDSQFGHVFAFGESRALAIANMVLGLKEIQIRGEIRTNVDYSIDLLHASDYRENKIHTGWLDSRIAMRVRAERPPWYLSVVGGTLFKASASSAAMVSDYVGYLEKGQIPPKHISLVHAQVSLNIEGSKYTIDMVRGGPGSYRLRMNESEIEAEIHTLRDGGLLMQLDGNSHIIYAEEEAAGTRLLIDGRTCLLQNDHDPSKLIAETPCKLLRYLVADGSHVDADAPYAEVEVMKMCMPLLSPASGVIHFKMSEGQAMQAGQLIARLDLDDPSAVRKTEPFHGSFPVLGPPTAISGKVHQRCAASLNAARMILAGYEHNIDEVVQNLLNCLDSPELPFLQWQECFAVLATRLPKDLKNELESKFKEFELISSSQNVDFPAKLLRGILEAHLYSSPDKEKGAQERLVEPLLSVVKSYEGGRESHARVIVQSLFEEYLSVEELFSDNIQADVIERLRLQYKKDLLKIVDIVLSHQGVKNKNKLILRLMEQLVYPNPAAYRDKLIRFSALNHTSYSELALKASQLMEQTKLSELRSSIARSLSELEMFTEDGETMDTPKRKSAINERMEDLVSAPLAVEDALVGLFDHSDHTLQRRVVESYVRRLYQPYLVKGSVRMQWHRSGLMASWEFLEEHTERKNSNEDQSFDKSVEKHSERKWGVMVIIKSLQFLPAIISAALKEMSHQLHESIPNRSTEPSGFGNMMHIALVGINNPMSLLQDSGDEDQAQERIKKLAKILKEQGVASSLHSADVRVISCIIQRDEGRAPMRHSFHWSSEKLYYEEEPLLRHLEPPLSIYLELDKLKGYENIQYTPSRDRQWHLYTVVDKPLPIQRMFLRTLVRQPTTNEGFTGFQRLDVEAASKQWALSFTSRSILRSLLTAMEELELNAHNANVKSDYTHMYLYILREQQIDDLLPYPKRVDLDAGQEETVVEVILEELAREIHASVGVRMHRLGVCEWEVKLWIASSGQAWRVVVTNVTGHTCTIQIYRELEDTNKHRVVYHSASVQGPLHGVPVNAHYQPLGAIDRKRLLARRTSTTYCYDFPLAFQTALEKSWASQLPGGKKPKDKVLKVSELKFADQKGTWGSPLVNVERPPGLNDVGMVAWSMEMSTPEFPSGRKILIVSNDVTFKAGSFGPREDAFFFAVTELACAKKLPLIYLAANSGARIGVAEEVKSCFKVGWSDETSPERGFQYVYLTCEDYARIGSSVIAHELKLASGETRWVIDTIVGKEDGLGVESLTGSGAIAGAYSRAYKETFTLTYVTGRTVGIGAYLARLGMRCIQRLDQPIILTGFSALNKLLGREVYSSHMQLGGPKIMGTNGVVHLTVADDLEGVSAILKWLSYVPAHAGGPLPISCPLDPPERPVEYYPENSCDPRAAICGTLNGNGNWMGGIFDKDSFVETLEGWARTVVTGRAKLGGIPVGIVAVETQTVMQVIPADPGQLDSHERVVPQAGQVWFPDSASKTAQALLDFNREELPLFILANWRGFSGGQRDLFEGILQAGSTIVENLRTYKQPIFVFIPMMGELRGGAWVVVDSRINPDHIEMYADRTARGNVLEPEGMIEIKFRDKELLESMGRLDQQLIQLKAKLQEARSCGAHEMVEPLQHQIRSREKQLLPVYTQIATRFAELHDTSLRMAAKGVIREVLDWNTSRSFFYKRLRRRIAEESLIKTLRDAAGEQLSHKSAIDLIKSWFFSSDISKSREDAWVDDGIFFTWKDDPKNYEDKLKELRVQKVLLQLATIGDSISDLQALPQGLAALLSKVEPSSRVLLIDELRKVLG